The proteins below come from a single Mustela nigripes isolate SB6536 chromosome 14, MUSNIG.SB6536, whole genome shotgun sequence genomic window:
- the CRYZ gene encoding quinone oxidoreductase yields the protein MATGQKLMRAIQVFEFGGPEVLKLQSDIAVPIPKDHQVLIKVHACGINPVETYIRSGTYSRKPLLPYTPGSDVAGIVEAVGDNVSTFKKGDRVFTTSTISGGYAEYALADDHTVYTLPGKLDLKQGAAIGIPYFTAYRALLHSARVKAGESVLVHGASGGVGLAACQIARAYGLKVLGTAGTEEGQNIVLQNGAHEVFNHREPNYIEKIKKSVGEKGIDVIIEMLANVNLSNDLNLLSYGGRVIVVGSRGPIEINPRDTMAKESSIIGVALYSSTKEEFRQFAAALQAGMEIGWLKPVIGSQYSLEKVAQAHKNIIHNSGTSGKMILLLE from the exons ATGGCGACTGGACAGAAGTTGATGAGAGCAATTCAAGTTTTTGAATTTGGTGGACCAGAAGTGCTGAAACTCCAGTCGGATATTGCAGTACCAATTCCAAAAGACCATCAG GTTCTAATCAAAGTCCACGCGTGTGGTATAAACCCAGTGGAAACATACATTCGTTCTGGTACTTACAGTAGAAAACCGCTCTTACCCTATACTCCTGGTTCCGATGTGGCTGGCATAGTAGAAGCCGTTGGAGATAATGTATCCACTTTCAAg AAAGGTGACAGGGTTTTCACTACTAGCACCATCTCGGGGGGCTATGCCGAGTATGCTCTCGCAGACGATCACACCGTTTACACACTACCAGGAAAACTGGACTTGAAGCAAGGAGCTGCCATTGGTATTCCCTATTTTACTGCTTATCGAGCCCTGCTCCACAG TGCCCGTGTGAAAGCTGGAGAAAGTGTTCTGGTTCATGGGGCTAGTGGAGGA gttgGACTAGCAGCATGCCAAATTGCCAGAGCTTACGGCTTAAAGGTTTTGGGCACAGCTGGTACTGAGGAAGGACAAAACATTGTTTTGCAAAATGGAGCCCATGAAGTGTTCAATCACAGAGAACCTaattatattgaaaaaattaag AAATCTGTTGGTGAAAAAGGAATTGATGTGATCATTGAAATGTTAGCTAATGTAAATCTTAGCAATGATTTGAATCTTCTGTCATATGGAGGACGAGTaata GTTGTTGGCAGCAGAGGTCCTATTGAAATAAACCCACGGGACACCATGGCAAAGGAATCTAGTATAATTGGAGTTGCTCTGTATTCATCAACCAAG GAGGAGTTCAGGCAATTTGCAGCGGCCCTTCAAGCTGGAATGGAAATTGGTTGGTTGAAACCTGTAATAGGTTCTCAGTATTCGCTGGAGAAGGTGGCCCAGGCTCACAAAAATATCATCCATAACAGTGGAACTAGTGGGAAAATGATTCTTCTCTTAGAATGA